Proteins encoded by one window of Sphingomonas ginkgonis:
- a CDS encoding carboxylesterase family protein, producing the protein MTGQTEGADALTVTIAAGTVRGHMHAGIRRFLGLPYAAPPVGERRFQPPQPAAPWTEVREAADAGPCAPHKIRPFSRLDVAALVGHGGLDGTDYLRLNIWAPLEADKRPVIVWMVLSD; encoded by the coding sequence ATGACCGGCCAAACAGAAGGCGCTGACGCGCTCACCGTAACAATCGCCGCCGGAACTGTGCGGGGCCATATGCACGCCGGCATCCGCCGCTTTCTCGGGCTCCCATACGCGGCGCCGCCGGTCGGTGAGCGGCGTTTCCAGCCTCCCCAGCCGGCCGCGCCGTGGACCGAAGTCCGCGAGGCCGCCGACGCTGGTCCCTGCGCACCTCACAAGATTCGACCTTTTTCGCGACTTGATGTCGCCGCTCTAGTTGGCCACGGCGGGCTCGACGGGACCGACTATCTGCGGCTCAACATCTGGGCGCCCCTGGAAGCCGACAAACGGCCTGTAATAGTTTGGATGGTACTGTCAGACTAA
- a CDS encoding AI-2E family transporter, with protein MSNLDSVAGYKDVVTGSREAPVDSPGAAQVRPASAPELKTLAAVAVCTLVIAALYFGQEVLIPITLAVMLSFVLSPVVNFLQRLRLWRAPAVIVTVLAALGVLGLIGTLIGSQAASLTVNAPQYAQTIEAKVQGVQGFAVARLASITKQLGSGKPAPGAAPTPATGTGLDVQRSSASGARKPVPVQVVSDGASPFTIAKVVLAPILGPLETTIIVLIVAIFVLMQKEDLRDRCIRVFGSTDLHRTTRAMDDAGQRLSKYFLSQLAVNTSFGIVIGLGLWAIGIPSPAMWGIMAGLLRFVPYIGSFLAAVAPAALGAAVDPGWIMAIEVIALFVVVEPLTGYVVEPMLYGHSTGLSPASVIVSAIFWSWLWGPVGLIMSTPLTLCLVVMGRHVKSLEFFDVLLGDRPALTPVESFYQRILANNPDEALAQAETLLTDRSLTDYYDGVVLEGLKLAVEDQARGTIDQDGAVRMTRSMLSVIADLRPSASATEPIASSVNAICVAGHGSFDDVVTAMLAQLLRQKGVEARRVPNASVSRETIATLDVTGIDVIAVSYLEVIGSPAQLRYLVRRLRERAPAARIIVGLWPQGEAALSDAAIQRTLGADRYVGSLADAVTQIAASPNTAAEAT; from the coding sequence ATGAGCAATCTCGACAGCGTTGCCGGCTACAAGGATGTCGTCACCGGCAGCCGTGAGGCCCCTGTTGACTCCCCCGGCGCCGCGCAGGTCAGGCCCGCCTCCGCCCCCGAGCTGAAGACTCTCGCAGCGGTTGCCGTCTGCACGCTCGTCATCGCCGCGCTCTATTTTGGCCAAGAGGTGCTAATCCCGATCACGCTCGCGGTAATGCTGTCGTTCGTGCTGTCACCGGTCGTCAACTTCCTGCAGCGGCTCCGCCTTTGGCGCGCGCCAGCGGTCATTGTCACCGTGCTCGCCGCACTCGGGGTGCTTGGGCTGATCGGAACCCTGATCGGTAGTCAAGCCGCCTCGCTAACCGTCAACGCGCCGCAATACGCGCAGACGATCGAGGCCAAGGTGCAGGGCGTCCAGGGGTTCGCGGTCGCGCGACTCGCCTCCATCACCAAGCAGCTCGGCAGCGGCAAGCCCGCTCCTGGCGCCGCGCCGACGCCGGCAACCGGCACGGGCCTCGACGTGCAACGATCGTCGGCGTCGGGCGCCCGCAAGCCCGTGCCCGTCCAGGTGGTCTCCGACGGCGCCTCACCCTTCACGATCGCGAAGGTGGTGCTGGCGCCGATCCTCGGGCCCCTCGAGACCACAATCATCGTCCTCATCGTCGCAATTTTCGTGCTTATGCAGAAGGAGGACCTGCGCGACCGCTGCATCCGCGTGTTCGGCTCGACCGACCTCCACCGCACCACTCGCGCGATGGATGACGCCGGCCAGCGGCTGAGCAAATACTTCCTCTCGCAGCTCGCGGTGAACACCAGCTTTGGCATCGTCATCGGGCTTGGCCTTTGGGCGATCGGCATCCCGTCGCCCGCCATGTGGGGGATTATGGCCGGCCTGCTGCGCTTCGTGCCTTATATCGGCTCGTTTCTCGCTGCCGTCGCACCCGCCGCCCTCGGCGCCGCGGTCGACCCTGGCTGGATCATGGCCATCGAGGTAATCGCGCTGTTTGTCGTCGTCGAACCGCTCACCGGCTACGTCGTCGAGCCGATGCTCTACGGTCACTCCACCGGGCTTTCGCCGGCGTCCGTCATCGTGTCCGCCATTTTCTGGTCGTGGTTGTGGGGGCCGGTCGGACTCATCATGTCGACTCCGCTTACGCTCTGCCTCGTCGTGATGGGCCGCCACGTGAAGAGCCTGGAATTCTTCGACGTCCTGCTCGGCGACCGACCGGCGCTGACGCCGGTCGAGAGCTTCTACCAGCGCATCCTCGCCAACAATCCTGACGAGGCTCTAGCGCAGGCCGAGACGCTACTTACCGATCGCTCTCTCACCGACTATTATGACGGCGTGGTGCTGGAAGGCCTCAAGCTCGCCGTCGAGGACCAGGCGCGCGGCACAATCGATCAGGACGGCGCGGTGCGCATGACCCGCTCGATGCTTTCGGTCATCGCCGATCTGCGCCCTTCCGCGAGCGCGACTGAGCCGATCGCATCGAGCGTCAACGCGATCTGCGTTGCCGGTCACGGGTCCTTCGACGATGTGGTCACCGCCATGCTCGCGCAATTGCTCCGGCAGAAGGGCGTCGAGGCACGCCGCGTCCCAAATGCGTCCGTCTCGCGCGAGACTATCGCAACTCTCGACGTGACGGGCATCGACGTCATCGCGGTTTCCTATCTGGAGGTGATTGGCTCTCCGGCCCAGCTTCGCTACTTGGTACGCCGCCTGCGCGAACGCGCACCGGCTGCGCGCATTATAGTTGGGCTTTGGCCGCAGGGCGAAGCCGCGCTGAGCGATGCCGCTATCCAGCGCACGCTTGGCGCGGACCGCTATGTCGGCTCACTCGCTGACGCCGTGACCCAGATCGCCGCCAGTCCGAACACCGCGGCTGAAGCCACCTGA
- a CDS encoding YihY/virulence factor BrkB family protein, with the protein MTAAATVLPEDGGAAPRAGRGRSARQFWEIPKTGWRDIAVRTWQETNEDNISLLAAGVAFYSFLAFVPMLAAIVLIYGIVAAPADVASRLETLTRILPTDAAKIVADQMKSMTETPVTRTTIGLVIAILLAIYGAMRGATSVIGALNVTYDERETRNFLRTTGLSFAFTIGAVLVAIVAMLAISAMSLIGTVIHLPAFAAPLVTGGLWIGTALVASGLVAVIYRYGPDRQDARWTWLTPGAVFASVVALLATFLFGLYVSHFAGYNATYGALGAVVSFLMWLYVTAFVVLLGAELNAEIERQTAKDTTTGPDTPMGKRGASMADTTATGADTPPRIDKPNDAQGTNGRRAPCKSSLAASVTAGIAASRISRHVGDVPVGVVPMTLIATGLTLIGQRGSATRGLLCLAGGGLLTWRAHVRAADTEFTTKALLR; encoded by the coding sequence ATGACCGCCGCCGCCACCGTATTACCCGAAGACGGCGGGGCCGCGCCCCGTGCCGGGCGCGGTCGCAGCGCGCGCCAGTTCTGGGAGATTCCCAAGACCGGATGGCGCGACATCGCGGTCCGCACCTGGCAGGAGACGAACGAGGACAATATCAGCCTGCTCGCCGCGGGCGTCGCCTTCTACAGCTTTCTCGCCTTCGTGCCGATGCTGGCAGCGATCGTCCTTATCTACGGGATCGTCGCGGCACCCGCTGACGTCGCGAGCCGCCTCGAGACGCTGACGCGAATCCTGCCGACCGACGCCGCCAAGATCGTCGCCGACCAGATGAAGAGCATGACCGAGACCCCGGTCACGCGCACCACAATCGGCCTCGTCATCGCCATCCTGCTCGCGATTTACGGCGCGATGCGCGGCGCGACGTCGGTAATCGGCGCGCTCAACGTCACGTACGACGAGCGCGAGACGCGCAACTTTCTACGCACCACCGGCCTCTCGTTTGCCTTCACGATCGGCGCGGTGCTGGTCGCAATCGTCGCCATGCTTGCGATCAGCGCTATGAGCCTGATCGGCACGGTGATCCATCTGCCCGCCTTCGCCGCACCGCTCGTTACTGGCGGCCTTTGGATCGGCACCGCGCTGGTTGCCAGCGGATTAGTCGCGGTTATCTACCGCTACGGCCCCGATCGGCAGGATGCCCGTTGGACATGGCTGACCCCTGGTGCCGTCTTCGCGAGCGTCGTCGCGCTGCTCGCAACCTTCCTGTTCGGGCTCTACGTCAGCCACTTCGCGGGCTACAACGCGACATACGGCGCGCTTGGCGCGGTCGTGTCGTTCCTGATGTGGCTGTACGTCACCGCTTTCGTAGTGCTGCTCGGCGCCGAACTCAACGCCGAGATTGAGCGCCAGACTGCCAAGGACACCACCACCGGGCCGGACACGCCGATGGGCAAACGCGGCGCCAGCATGGCGGACACGACCGCCACGGGCGCCGATACGCCGCCGAGGATCGATAAGCCCAATGACGCCCAAGGGACGAATGGCAGACGGGCGCCGTGCAAATCCTCGCTCGCAGCGTCGGTCACCGCTGGTATCGCCGCGTCACGAATCAGCCGCCACGTCGGTGACGTGCCCGTCGGGGTGGTGCCGATGACCCTTATCGCTACCGGGCTCACGCTCATCGGTCAGCGCGGCTCGGCGACACGAGGATTGCTATGTCTCGCTGGCGGTGGTCTGCTGACTTGGCGCGCCCACGTCCGTGCCGCTGATACGGAATTCACGACGAAAGCGCTTCTCCGATGA
- a CDS encoding membrane lipoprotein lipid attachment site-containing protein, whose amino-acid sequence MKRSLFAATAVLSLAACNGPAEKAGKERDQAAAAASGQPYKSEGPNQKLGEAQDRVNKAATDVRDAQADELKQQGKAIRGEADGRADKLEAEAKQIRARADKRANVFDDRVKAVRQ is encoded by the coding sequence ATGAAACGCTCTCTCTTCGCCGCGACCGCGGTGCTATCGCTCGCCGCCTGCAACGGCCCCGCCGAGAAGGCGGGCAAGGAGCGCGACCAAGCCGCCGCCGCCGCATCGGGCCAGCCTTACAAGAGCGAGGGGCCGAACCAGAAGCTGGGCGAAGCGCAGGACCGCGTCAACAAGGCCGCGACCGACGTACGCGATGCGCAGGCCGATGAGCTGAAGCAGCAGGGCAAGGCGATCCGCGGGGAAGCCGACGGCCGTGCCGACAAGCTCGAAGCGGAGGCCAAGCAGATCCGTGCCAGGGCGGACAAGCGCGCCAACGTCTTCGACGATCGCGTTAAGGCGGTCCGCCAATGA
- a CDS encoding DUF2382 domain-containing protein: MTIEPSGPHIAIVDEVLSLGRRIVDGRQVRVRTIVEEKPEVLHGTLTEGMIGIERVAVGAFVGEAPQQRQEGEVTITPLIGELSPTTCTAIEQAYAAVRSGHD; the protein is encoded by the coding sequence ATGACGATTGAACCAAGTGGGCCTCACATTGCGATCGTTGATGAGGTTTTGTCGCTCGGTCGTCGAATCGTCGATGGTCGGCAGGTGCGGGTACGGACGATTGTCGAGGAGAAGCCCGAGGTGCTTCACGGTACCCTGACCGAAGGCATGATTGGAATCGAGCGTGTCGCGGTCGGAGCCTTCGTCGGAGAAGCGCCCCAGCAGCGCCAAGAAGGCGAGGTCACCATCACTCCCCTCATCGGCGAGCTGTCGCCGACCACCTGCACCGCGATCGAGCAGGCCTATGCTGCGGTTCGCTCGGGGCACGACTAG
- a CDS encoding alpha/beta hydrolase family esterase: MGGLQETIARLTTQKLRYAAFPSPAGSDRLSELFNFGSNPGQLKAKIYMPPLLRSSAPLVVVLHGCTQSAASYDIGSGWSRLAEEQGFAVLFPEQQRSNNPNLCFNWFSPTDTSRERGEALSIRQMIGAIQQRHSTDPSQTFVTGLSAGAAMSAAMLATYPDVFAGGAVIAGLPFGTARSVPEAFDQMRAHVCDHADGLAALVRAASTHRGPWPTLSVWHGSGDKVVDPSNASALIDQWGRLHGTEPAPSRIDEVHGYPHRVWSAPDGREVIEEYVITGMGHGTPLSAEGGLSYEVPGPYMLEAGISSTRLIASFWGINDQAEHSPLTRLVELAPEPVQRLARVDPPLAVRAATRPSRVSNVQATIERALRSAGLMH; encoded by the coding sequence ATGGGCGGCCTTCAGGAAACCATCGCAAGGCTGACAACGCAGAAGCTGCGCTACGCAGCCTTCCCGTCCCCGGCGGGCAGCGATCGACTTAGCGAACTCTTCAATTTTGGATCCAACCCGGGTCAACTGAAAGCGAAGATATATATGCCGCCGTTGCTCCGGTCTAGCGCTCCGCTGGTTGTTGTCCTCCACGGCTGCACGCAATCGGCGGCCAGCTACGACATCGGCTCTGGCTGGTCGCGCCTCGCTGAGGAGCAGGGCTTCGCAGTGCTCTTTCCCGAGCAGCAACGATCCAACAATCCAAACCTCTGCTTCAACTGGTTTTCGCCAACGGATACCTCGCGCGAGAGAGGGGAGGCGCTGTCGATCCGGCAGATGATCGGCGCGATTCAGCAGCGCCATTCGACCGATCCAAGCCAAACCTTCGTTACTGGGCTTTCGGCCGGCGCCGCCATGTCGGCAGCCATGCTCGCCACCTATCCTGACGTCTTTGCCGGTGGGGCGGTCATCGCCGGACTTCCCTTCGGAACTGCACGCTCGGTGCCAGAGGCATTCGATCAGATGCGGGCACATGTCTGCGATCACGCGGACGGGCTTGCCGCGCTGGTTCGTGCTGCGTCTACCCACCGCGGCCCTTGGCCGACGCTGTCAGTCTGGCACGGCAGCGGGGACAAGGTCGTCGATCCGAGCAACGCTTCGGCCCTGATCGACCAATGGGGGCGATTGCACGGCACCGAGCCTGCTCCTTCCCGAATCGACGAGGTTCACGGATATCCGCATCGAGTATGGTCTGCCCCCGATGGTCGCGAGGTCATTGAGGAATATGTCATCACCGGCATGGGGCATGGAACGCCGCTTAGCGCGGAGGGCGGCCTAAGCTACGAGGTCCCCGGACCGTACATGTTGGAAGCCGGCATCTCGTCGACCCGCTTGATCGCGTCGTTTTGGGGGATCAACGATCAGGCCGAGCACTCGCCGTTGACGAGGCTTGTAGAATTGGCGCCGGAACCGGTGCAGCGCCTGGCGCGGGTTGACCCTCCGCTGGCCGTCAGGGCGGCAACACGGCCGTCGAGAGTCTCCAATGTACAAGCAACGATCGAGCGAGCCCTTCGCTCGGCCGGTCTCATGCATTGA
- a CDS encoding IS6 family transposase has protein sequence MPRRRVPASPFRYFKTSPEVIRLAVMMYVRYPLSLRNVEDLLFERGIDICHETVRYWWNRFGPLFAADIWRQRVSRMRGFRQWRWHLDEMYVKVNGEMRYLWRAVDHEGEVLESFVTKERDKAAALRFMKKALKRHGSPDAITTDGLRSYKAAMIELGNTGKQEVGRWANNRVENSHLAFRRRERAMLRFRQMKSLQKFASVHANLHNHFNTERHLVSRSDFKLRRSAALAEWQGLVG, from the coding sequence ATGCCTCGCCGCCGTGTCCCTGCCAGCCCGTTCCGCTACTTCAAGACCTCACCGGAAGTGATCCGCCTCGCGGTGATGATGTATGTCCGCTATCCGCTCAGCCTCCGGAACGTCGAGGACCTGCTTTTCGAACGCGGCATCGACATCTGCCATGAGACAGTCCGCTACTGGTGGAACCGCTTCGGTCCGCTGTTCGCGGCTGACATCTGGCGCCAGCGGGTGAGCCGCATGCGGGGCTTTCGCCAGTGGCGCTGGCACCTCGACGAGATGTACGTGAAGGTGAATGGTGAGATGCGCTACCTGTGGCGTGCCGTCGATCATGAAGGCGAGGTGCTCGAGAGCTTCGTCACGAAGGAGCGGGACAAGGCGGCGGCACTCCGCTTCATGAAGAAGGCGCTGAAGCGCCATGGCTCGCCGGACGCGATCACCACCGACGGACTGCGCTCCTACAAGGCCGCCATGATCGAGCTGGGCAACACGGGAAAGCAGGAGGTTGGCCGGTGGGCCAACAACCGGGTCGAGAACAGCCACCTAGCATTCCGACGACGAGAACGGGCGATGCTCCGATTTCGGCAGATGAAGAGCTTACAGAAGTTCGCTTCCGTCCACGCCAACCTTCACAACCACTTCAACACCGAACGTCACCTCGTCAGCCGATCAGATTTCAAGCTCCGCCGCTCGGCCGCCCTGGCCGAGTGGCAGGGGCTTGTGGGGTAG
- a CDS encoding helix-turn-helix domain-containing protein — protein MRLPTLASLPEGAFALTEPKRLIFLFLMPGDFIIPGLFELECCDLIALTALRTADASPLLQCEDGSTARTTALIRQSGRYYRLFLLDHLTRLTGGDTARAVAHMLYEFYVRAGSSGACAEGQFHLPIGQRVINRALGRSSVEVNKVISLFQTEGLLDVGYDWIKVCEPDGLRRRAGKTHSLDRPARPNTAVDVAA, from the coding sequence ATGCGCCTCCCTACCCTCGCCTCCTTACCGGAGGGTGCATTTGCTTTGACAGAGCCCAAGCGGTTGATCTTCCTGTTTCTGATGCCCGGCGACTTCATCATCCCGGGGCTGTTCGAACTCGAATGCTGTGACCTCATCGCGCTGACCGCGCTTCGAACCGCTGACGCGTCCCCGCTCCTCCAGTGCGAAGACGGAAGCACGGCCAGAACCACGGCGCTCATTCGGCAGAGCGGACGATATTATCGTCTCTTCCTCCTCGACCATCTCACGCGCCTGACCGGCGGCGACACCGCCCGGGCCGTGGCGCACATGCTCTACGAATTCTACGTTCGAGCAGGGTCGTCGGGCGCCTGCGCGGAGGGCCAGTTTCATCTTCCGATCGGGCAGAGAGTGATCAATCGGGCGCTCGGCAGAAGCTCCGTCGAGGTCAACAAGGTCATCAGCCTTTTCCAGACCGAAGGCCTGCTGGACGTCGGCTATGACTGGATCAAGGTCTGCGAGCCGGACGGCCTCAGGCGCAGGGCGGGCAAGACCCACAGCCTCGACCGGCCGGCACGACCGAATACGGCCGTGGACGTTGCGGCTTGA
- a CDS encoding Crp/Fnr family transcriptional regulator: MDNRFIDKLRNFSELSAEAILALRQATDHPRSIQARRDLIREGDRPGPVFVILDGWACRYKILPDGGRQILAYLMPGDCCDLHVGLLAEMDHSIQTITSAAVATVGRDQMEEIFSCHPEVGRAMYIAQLVDEGTMRAWITSMGRRSSIERVAHLMCELYIRCRNIGLTTDMVVSLPFSQILLADSLGMTPVHLNRVLKELRSRGAMELQRGKLIIVDPKRLVQIAGFDENYLHRRFRPAGESRQINDHLDNAR, translated from the coding sequence ATGGACAATCGCTTTATCGATAAGTTGCGCAATTTCAGCGAGTTGAGCGCGGAAGCGATCCTGGCGCTGCGCCAAGCGACCGATCATCCCCGGTCCATTCAGGCTCGCCGCGACCTGATCCGCGAGGGGGACCGGCCGGGTCCGGTGTTCGTGATCCTCGACGGTTGGGCCTGCCGTTACAAAATCCTTCCTGACGGCGGTCGGCAGATTCTCGCTTATCTGATGCCGGGCGACTGCTGCGACCTGCACGTCGGGCTACTGGCAGAGATGGACCACAGCATTCAGACAATCACCTCGGCGGCGGTGGCAACCGTTGGCCGCGATCAGATGGAGGAAATCTTCAGCTGCCATCCTGAAGTGGGCCGGGCGATGTACATCGCGCAGTTGGTTGACGAGGGCACGATGCGGGCGTGGATCACCAGCATGGGGCGGCGATCCAGCATTGAGCGGGTGGCCCACTTGATGTGCGAGCTGTACATTCGCTGCCGCAATATCGGGCTGACCACCGACATGGTGGTGTCGCTTCCGTTCTCGCAGATCCTGCTTGCCGACTCTCTGGGAATGACGCCGGTGCATCTCAACCGTGTGCTGAAGGAGCTACGCTCGCGCGGGGCCATGGAGTTACAGCGCGGCAAGCTGATCATCGTCGATCCCAAGCGATTGGTGCAAATTGCCGGTTTCGACGAAAATTATCTTCATCGCCGGTTTAGACCGGCGGGTGAGAGTCGGCAGATCAATGATCATTTGGACAATGCTCGGTAG
- a CDS encoding ATP-grasp fold amidoligase family protein, protein MVREPSDWARSRGVVPRWLAREYGGWLNEPAYRAARKLVLVEPFLGGAGAQLPLDYKIYVFGGRAEVVQLHAERGKKHRWTQFDRYWRPLSDDPIDAPPPKTLKAMLGAAEFLAGDRDFLRVDFYEVDDKLWFGEFCLYPGSGLDPFAGDGLDEWLGNSWSRAKSDSLGRKLAD, encoded by the coding sequence GTGGTCCGCGAGCCCTCCGACTGGGCACGATCCCGGGGCGTGGTTCCGCGGTGGCTCGCGCGCGAATATGGCGGCTGGCTAAACGAACCGGCTTATCGAGCTGCGCGCAAGCTGGTGCTGGTCGAACCATTCCTCGGCGGCGCCGGCGCCCAGTTGCCTCTGGACTATAAAATCTATGTGTTCGGCGGTCGCGCCGAGGTCGTGCAGCTTCACGCTGAGCGCGGCAAGAAGCATCGCTGGACGCAGTTCGACCGTTACTGGCGACCGCTCAGCGACGACCCGATCGATGCGCCGCCGCCCAAAACCCTAAAGGCCATGTTGGGCGCCGCCGAATTCCTGGCGGGCGATCGGGATTTCCTGCGGGTCGATTTCTACGAGGTCGACGATAAGCTGTGGTTCGGGGAATTCTGCCTCTATCCGGGCTCCGGCCTCGACCCGTTCGCGGGCGACGGGCTCGACGAGTGGCTTGGAAATTCCTGGTCGAGGGCCAAATCAGACTCGCTGGGCCGGAAACTGGCCGATTAA
- a CDS encoding IS6 family transposase yields MPRRRVPASPFRYFKTSPEVIRLAVMMYVRYPLSLRNVEDLLFERGIDICHETVRYWWNRFGPLFAADIRRQRVSRMRGFRQWRWHLDEMYVKVNGEMRYLWRAVDHEGEVLESFVTKERDKGAALRFMKKALKRHGSPVAITTDGLRSYKAAMSELGNTAKQEVGRWANNRVENSHLTFRRRERAMLRLRQMKSLQKFASVHANLHNHFNAERHLVSRSDFKLRRSAALAEWQGLVE; encoded by the coding sequence ATGCCTCGCCGCCGTGTCCCTGCCAGCCCGTTCCGCTACTTCAAGACCTCACCGGAAGTGATCCGCCTCGCGGTGATGATGTATGTCCGCTATCCGCTCAGCCTCCGGAACGTCGAGGACCTGCTTTTCGAACGCGGCATCGACATCTGCCATGAGACAGTCCGCTACTGGTGGAACCGCTTCGGTCCGCTGTTCGCGGCTGACATCCGGCGCCAGCGGGTGAGCCGCATGCGGGGCTTTCGCCAGTGGCGCTGGCACCTCGACGAGATGTACGTGAAGGTGAATGGTGAGATGCGCTACCTGTGGCGTGCCGTCGATCATGAAGGCGAGGTGCTCGAGAGCTTTGTCACGAAGGAGCGGGACAAGGGGGCAGCGCTCCGGTTCATGAAGAAGGCGCTGAAGCGCCATGGCTCGCCGGTCGCGATCACCACCGATGGTCTGCGCTCCTACAAGGCCGCCATGAGCGAGCTGGGCAACACCGCCAAGCAGGAGGTTGGCCGGTGGGCCAACAACCGGGTTGAGAACAGCCACCTGACCTTCCGACGACGAGAACGGGCGATGCTCAGGCTTCGGCAGATGAAGAGCTTACAGAAGTTCGCTTCCGTCCATGCCAATCTCCACAACCACTTCAATGCCGAACGTCACCTCGTCAGCCGATCCGACTTCAAGCTCCGCCGCTCGGCCGCCCTGGCCGAGTGGCAGGGGCTTGTGGAGTAG
- a CDS encoding alpha/beta fold hydrolase: protein MAALGGAALYTRIATKRIEREVPVDGAFLDVAGARLHYVDRGTGTPIVLLHGLGAQLRNFSYGVADALASDFRVILVDRPGSGYSVSTGSQPGILGQAAIVAALIEQLELQRPLLVGHSLAGAIALGVATHHPDSISGLALLAPVTQPPQSMPAPLASAIKAARIGRTLFANLLGTPLSRATYGLRWGKIFAPDPVPADFATRGGGALGDRPVSVNAALVELASANEDLIAIVRLYGSLKLSVALLYGREDQVVDPAIDGERAVAAIPGATLEMTDGGHMLPVAHPQASARFIRECAERM, encoded by the coding sequence GTGGCCGCACTAGGTGGTGCAGCGCTCTACACGCGCATCGCCACGAAGCGGATCGAGCGGGAGGTGCCCGTCGACGGCGCTTTTCTCGATGTAGCCGGCGCTCGTCTCCACTACGTAGATCGCGGGACGGGAACGCCGATCGTCCTCCTCCACGGACTGGGCGCACAGCTGCGGAACTTCTCCTACGGCGTTGCTGACGCGCTGGCGTCCGACTTTCGCGTCATCCTCGTCGATCGGCCGGGATCGGGTTACTCGGTATCGACGGGCAGCCAACCCGGCATTTTGGGCCAAGCGGCGATCGTGGCGGCACTCATCGAACAGCTCGAATTGCAGCGGCCACTCCTCGTCGGGCATTCGCTGGCGGGCGCAATCGCGCTCGGGGTTGCGACGCACCATCCCGATTCAATCAGCGGCCTCGCATTGCTGGCGCCTGTGACCCAGCCTCCGCAGTCAATGCCGGCACCGTTAGCAAGCGCGATTAAAGCCGCTCGCATCGGGCGAACGCTGTTCGCCAACCTGCTCGGTACGCCTTTGAGTCGCGCCACATATGGACTGCGCTGGGGCAAGATCTTCGCGCCCGATCCGGTGCCGGCGGATTTCGCGACGCGCGGCGGCGGCGCGCTCGGTGACCGCCCGGTCTCGGTTAATGCCGCGCTCGTCGAACTGGCGAGCGCCAACGAGGACCTGATTGCCATTGTAAGGCTTTATGGCTCGCTAAAGCTCTCGGTCGCGCTGCTTTACGGTCGCGAGGACCAAGTCGTGGACCCCGCGATCGATGGCGAACGTGCGGTCGCAGCCATCCCCGGTGCCACGCTGGAAATGACCGATGGCGGTCACATGCTTCCGGTCGCGCACCCGCAGGCAAGTGCAAGGTTTATCCGCGAGTGCGCCGAACGAATGTAA
- a CDS encoding response regulator: MNDTQAGKLTGRRVLVVEDEFYLADDLRRELIDQGAKVAGPVNTVDRARALTSQPIDLAVLDVNLRGEMIFPLADELRKRGVPFVFTTGYAPEMIPAEYHDVERWEKPFTARQIVQALAKL; encoded by the coding sequence ATGAATGACACGCAAGCGGGCAAGCTGACCGGCCGACGGGTTCTCGTTGTCGAGGACGAGTTTTACCTTGCGGATGACCTCAGGAGAGAACTGATTGATCAGGGCGCGAAAGTAGCCGGACCGGTCAATACGGTTGATCGGGCGCGCGCACTCACGAGCCAGCCGATCGACTTAGCTGTGCTCGACGTCAACCTCAGGGGCGAGATGATCTTTCCTCTCGCCGACGAACTGCGCAAACGCGGCGTGCCGTTCGTTTTTACCACCGGCTATGCCCCGGAGATGATCCCGGCCGAATATCACGATGTCGAGCGGTGGGAGAAACCGTTCACCGCGCGCCAAATCGTACAGGCGCTCGCCAAGCTGTAA